The following proteins are encoded in a genomic region of Candidatus Cloacimonadota bacterium:
- a CDS encoding TerB family tellurite resistance protein, giving the protein MGWIGKLIGGGIGLVLGGPIGALIGASAGHIYDSSPKNTTATEKSQTAYFVAIFACLAKMAKADGYVSKEEISEIEAFIKNAKMSPNLKKEAIEIFQRAKDDPTDVAEYLNQFGQIVSWDRQICENFVRTLHTLALADRKITAGERDILFQAERILRLRHNFINDLLGAANLRISEAYEILNCNDKMTDAEIKKAYRKKCLDFHPDKIQSKELPSEFVSFANEQMAKIHDAYSQIREVRGFR; this is encoded by the coding sequence ATGGGTTGGATAGGAAAACTTATTGGCGGTGGAATCGGATTGGTTCTGGGTGGACCAATTGGTGCTTTGATAGGTGCAAGCGCAGGCCATATTTACGATAGTTCCCCGAAGAATACCACGGCGACCGAAAAATCACAAACCGCATATTTTGTAGCGATTTTTGCATGTCTTGCGAAAATGGCAAAAGCAGACGGGTATGTTTCCAAAGAAGAAATTTCAGAAATAGAAGCTTTTATAAAAAATGCAAAAATGAGCCCTAATCTAAAAAAAGAGGCTATTGAAATTTTTCAAAGAGCGAAGGATGATCCGACAGATGTGGCGGAATATTTGAATCAATTTGGACAAATTGTTAGTTGGGATCGGCAAATATGCGAGAATTTTGTAAGAACACTTCACACTTTGGCTTTGGCAGACAGGAAAATAACCGCTGGTGAAAGGGATATACTTTTTCAGGCAGAGAGGATTCTTAGATTACGCCATAATTTTATAAATGATTTACTTGGAGCTGCTAATTTGCGGATAAGTGAAGCTTATGAAATTCTTAATTGTAATGATAAGATGACAGATGCAGAGATAAAAAAAGCATATCGCAAAAAATGTTTGGATTTTCATCCGGATAAAATTCAGTCCAAAGAACTACCCTCGGAATTCGTTAGTTTTGCGAACGAGCAAATGGCAAAAATTCACGATGCATATAGCCAAATTAGGGAAGTGAGAGGATTTAGGTAA
- a CDS encoding HDIG domain-containing protein, producing the protein MEREFALNLLKENLKNKNLQKHCLAVEAAMKHFAKYFSEDENLWALAGLLHDLDYEETKNNFAKHGFITAEKLEKYYLPNEVIYAIKAHPGHLERTHLMDKVLYSVDSLTGLIIAATLMHPKKKISALDTNFVMRRFKEKRFAAGANREQIKACTEFDMTLEEFIGQTLLAMASIEDVLGF; encoded by the coding sequence ATGGAGAGAGAATTTGCTCTAAATTTGCTTAAGGAAAATTTAAAAAATAAAAATCTGCAAAAGCACTGCTTGGCTGTGGAAGCAGCTATGAAACATTTCGCAAAATATTTTAGCGAGGATGAAAATCTCTGGGCACTTGCCGGCTTGCTTCACGATCTTGATTATGAAGAAACCAAAAATAATTTTGCTAAGCACGGTTTTATTACTGCAGAAAAATTGGAAAAATATTATTTGCCCAATGAAGTTATCTACGCTATAAAAGCACATCCGGGGCACTTGGAACGAACTCACCTGATGGACAAGGTGCTTTATTCTGTGGATTCACTTACAGGGCTAATCATTGCTGCAACGTTGATGCACCCAAAAAAGAAAATTTCTGCTCTGGACACAAATTTTGTAATGCGCCGTTTTAAAGAAAAAAGATTCGCAGCCGGTGCAAACCGAGAACAGATAAAAGCATGCACGGAATTCGATATGACTTTAGAGGAATTTATCGGGCAAACTCTTCTCGCAATGGCAAGCATCGAAGACGTTTTGGGATTTTGA